GCGAGCCGACAGAGAGTTTCACGTACAATGGGTTATCCCCGGTATTAAGCGCGGTCTACCAATTCCAAGTAAACCATAGGCGCAGAGTCACCGCGGCGTGGTCCCAATTTCAAGATACGAGTGTATCCGCCTGGACGCTCAGAGTAGCGTGGTGCCAGCTCCGAGAACAGTTTTTGGATTGCATCTTGCTGACCGTCGATGGATTCACGACGAACATAAGCTGCAACTTGACGACGAGCGTGCAGATCTCCTTGTTTTGCCTTGGTGATCAGCTTCTCAGCGATAGAACGAACTTCTTTCGCTTTAGCCTCAGTCGTTTGGATACGTTCATATAAGAACAGGTCGGTTACCAGGTCACGGAACAAAGCCTTACGAGCGCTGGAATTACGGCCCAACTTTTGGTATGCCATTTGAGTTTTCCCTCCTTCGCTAGAGACGATTCACTAAAAGAGTCTATTCTTCCGTACGAAGCCCTAAACCAAGCTCCTCAAGCTTCTCTTGAACTTCTTCCAAAGATTTACGACCAAGGTTACGCACCTTCATCATATCTTCTTCCGTCTTCGTGGTCAGCTCTTGTACCGTATTGATGCCGGCACGTTTGAGGCAGTTATAAGAACGAACGGACAGATCGAGCTCTTCAATCGTCATTTCAAGAACTTTCTCTTTCTTGTCTTCTTCCTTCTCAACCATGATTTCAGCGTCCTTCGCTTCGTCAGTCAACCCAACGAACAGGAAGAGATGCTCGGTCAAAATTTTTGCTCCGAGACTAACCGCTTCTTCAGGTTTAATGCTGCCATCGGTCCATACTTCAAGCGTCAGCTTGTCATAGTTGGTCACTTGGCCAACACGGGTATTCTCTACAACGTAATTGACGCGAGTAATCGGGGTATAGATCGAATCGACGGGAATGACTCCGATCGGCTGATCGTCTCGTTTATTACGATCTGCTTGAACATAACCACGACCACGTCCCGCATAAATGCGCATATGAAGTCTCGAACCCGGCTCCAGCGTTGCAATATGAAGCTCCGGATTCAGAATTTCCACATCGCTGTCCGCACGGATATCTCCTGCTGTAACTACTCCTTCACCTTCCGCATCGATCTCAAGGATTTTCTCCTCATCCGAATGGATTTTAAGTGAAAGAGCCTTCAGGTTCAGAATGATTTCCGTCACGTCCTCCATTACACCTGGGACAGTCGAGAATTCATGCAGAACACCATCGATTTGGACCGAGGTTACCGCAGCACCAGGCAGGGAAGATAGCAAAATCCGGCGAAGCGAGTTACCCAAAGTGGTGCCATAACCACGCTCTAGTGGTTCCACTACAAATTTACCATAGGTGCCTTCATCGTTAACTTCAACGGTCTCAATTTTCGGTTTTTCGATTTCTATCACGAAAGTACCCCTCCTTCAAACACTCGTTCCTACGCAAACTGCCATGTCTACTGAAGTCTTATCATGTAGTATTGCCTAAACAACCATTGTTACCAAAATATGCTGTTGCTATACCACATTAGATGCGGCTTCATTATACACGACGGCGTTTTGGAGGACGGCATCCATTGTGAGGAATCGGAGTCACGTCTTTAATCATGTTAACCTCAAGGCCTGCCGCTTGCAAAGAGCGGATAGCGGCTTCACGGCCGGCTCCAGGACCTTTAACCATAACCTCGACAGTTTTCATGCCATGTTCCATAGCTGCTTTTGCAGCAGATTCAGCTGCCATTTGTGCAGCAAACGGAGTGGATTTACGGGAACCCTTAAATCCAAGACCGCCGGAGCTTGCCCATGAAATTGCGTTGCCATGTGGGTCTGTAATCGTAACAATCGTATTGTTGAAGGTGGAGCGGATATGCGCTACACCAGACTCAATATTTTTGCGATCACGACGTTTTGTACGTACGACTTTTTTTGGTTTAGCCATTGTTCAGTTATCCTCCCTTCTTATTTCTTCTTGTTCGCTACAGTACGACGAGGACCCTTACGAGTACGGGCATTCGTTTTCGTACGTTGTCCGCGAACCGGCAGGCCACGACGATGACGTACACCGCGGTAGCATCCGATTTCGATCAAACGCTTAATATTTAAAGAAATTTCACGACGCAGGTCACCTTCAACCTTGACCGTCTTGTCGATCGATTCGCGTAGTTTGCTAACCTCATCTTCCGTCAAATCACGAACACGAGTGTCCGGATTGATGCCTGTTGTGCTCAGGATTTTCTGGGAAGTCGTTTTACCGATTCCGAAAATGTAAGTTAAGGCGATCTCAACGCGTTTATCACGTGGCAAATCCACACCAGCTATACGTGCCATTTTACGCTACACCCCCTTCTTT
The window above is part of the Paenibacillus lutimineralis genome. Proteins encoded here:
- the rplQ gene encoding 50S ribosomal protein L17 — encoded protein: MAYQKLGRNSSARKALFRDLVTDLFLYERIQTTEAKAKEVRSIAEKLITKAKQGDLHARRQVAAYVRRESIDGQQDAIQKLFSELAPRYSERPGGYTRILKLGPRRGDSAPMVYLELVDRA
- the rpsK gene encoding 30S ribosomal protein S11, with the protein product MAKPKKVVRTKRRDRKNIESGVAHIRSTFNNTIVTITDPHGNAISWASSGGLGFKGSRKSTPFAAQMAAESAAKAAMEHGMKTVEVMVKGPGAGREAAIRSLQAAGLEVNMIKDVTPIPHNGCRPPKRRRV
- a CDS encoding DNA-directed RNA polymerase subunit alpha; translation: MIEIEKPKIETVEVNDEGTYGKFVVEPLERGYGTTLGNSLRRILLSSLPGAAVTSVQIDGVLHEFSTVPGVMEDVTEIILNLKALSLKIHSDEEKILEIDAEGEGVVTAGDIRADSDVEILNPELHIATLEPGSRLHMRIYAGRGRGYVQADRNKRDDQPIGVIPVDSIYTPITRVNYVVENTRVGQVTNYDKLTLEVWTDGSIKPEEAVSLGAKILTEHLFLFVGLTDEAKDAEIMVEKEEDKKEKVLEMTIEELDLSVRSYNCLKRAGINTVQELTTKTEEDMMKVRNLGRKSLEEVQEKLEELGLGLRTEE
- the rpsM gene encoding 30S ribosomal protein S13; translated protein: MARIAGVDLPRDKRVEIALTYIFGIGKTTSQKILSTTGINPDTRVRDLTEDEVSKLRESIDKTVKVEGDLRREISLNIKRLIEIGCYRGVRHRRGLPVRGQRTKTNARTRKGPRRTVANKKK